A genomic region of Zalophus californianus isolate mZalCal1 chromosome 1, mZalCal1.pri.v2, whole genome shotgun sequence contains the following coding sequences:
- the SLC25A38 gene encoding mitochondrial glycine transporter isoform X1 yields the protein MFQKSRPALLQPQDVGDRVETLMLHPVIKAFLCGSISGTCSTLLFQPLDLLKTRLQTLQPSAHGSGRIGMLALLLKVVRTESILGLWKGMSPSIVRCVPGIGIYFGTLYSLKQYFLRGHPPTALESVILGVGSRSVAGVCMSPITVIKTRYESGRYGYESIYAALRSIYRSEGHRGLFSGLTATLLRDAPFSGIYLMFYNQTKNIMTHDQLDAVLIPAVNFSCGIFAGILASLVTQPADVIKTHMQLSPMKFRWIGQAVTLIFKDYGLRGFFQGGVPRALRRALMAAMAWTVYEEMMAQMGLKS from the exons ATGTTTCAGAAGTCACGCCCGGCGCTGCTGCAGCCTCAAGATGTCGGAGACAGGGTGGAGACGCTTATG TTGCATCCGGTGATCAAGGCTTTCCTGTGTGGCTCCATCAGTGGGACCTGCTCCACCCTCCTTTTCCAACCCCTGGATCTCCTCAAAACACGTCTGCAGACTCTTCAGCCCTCAGCCCATGG ATCCGGACGCATTGGGATGCTGGCTCTGCTCTTGAAGGTGGTTCGCACGGAGAGTATTCTGGGCCTTTGGAAAGGGATGTCCCCT TCCATTGTGAGGTGTGTCCCTGGCATTGGCATCTACTTCGGCACTCTCTACTCCTTGAAGCAGTACTTCCTGCGAGGCCACCCCCCCACGGCCCTGGAGTCGGTCATCCTGGGAGTGGGCTCTCGTTCGGTTGCAGGGGTCTGCATGTCACCCATCACTGTGATCAAGACACGTTACGAG AGTGGGAGGTACGGGTATGAGAGCATCTATGCAGCCCTGAGGAGCATCTATCGCAGCGAGGGGCATCGGGGACTCTTCAGCGGCCTGACGGCAACACTCCTTCGTGACGCACCCTTTTCTGGAATTTACCTGATGTTCTACAACCAGACCAAAAACATCATGACCCATG ACCAGTTGGATGCAGTCCTTATTCCTGCTGTAAATTTCAGCTGTGGGATCTTTGCTGGCATTCTGGCCTCCCTGGTGACTCAGCCTGCGGATGTCATCAAAACTCATATGCAGCTCTCCCCAATGAAGTTTCGGTGGATTGGCCAGGCAGTGACACTCATTTTCAAA GATTATGGGCTGCGTGGCTTCTTCCAAGGCGGCGTTCCCCGGGCCCTCCGCAGAGCTCTGATGGCAGCCATGGCGTGGACTGTGTATGAAGAAATGATGGCCCAGATGGGCCTGAAGTCCTGA
- the CCR8 gene encoding C-C chemokine receptor type 8 yields MDYTPEPNVTTVTDYYYPDDIASPCDGELIQRDSKLLLAVFYCVLFVFGLLGNSLVILVLVTCKKLKSITDIYLLNLALSDLLFVFSFPFQTHYQLDQWVFGTVMCKVVSGFYYIGFFSSMFFITLMSVDRYLAIVHAVYAMKVRTARMGTALSLAVWLIALMATSPLLVLYQVASEDGILQCYSSYNQQTLKWKIFIHFEMNILGLLIPFTILMFCYISILHQLKSCQNHNKTKAIKLVLIVVIASLLFWVPFNVALFLTSLLNMNILDGCVLSQRLIYATHVTETISFTHCCVNPVIYAFMGEKFKKHLSEIFWKISNHILFFIGRRIPREGWERSPSSCQNTSRSFTTDYIL; encoded by the coding sequence ATGGATTATACACCGGAGCCCAATGTCACCACGGTAACTGACTACTACTATCCTGATGACATTGCAAGCCCCTGTGATGGGGAACTTATCCAAAGAGATAGCAAGTTGCTTCTTGCTGTCTTTTACTGTGTCTTGTTTGTATTTGGTCTTCTGGGAAACAGCCTGGTCATCCTTGTCCTTGTCACCTGTAAGAAGCTGAAGAGCATCACCGACATATACCTCTTGAACCTGGCCCTGTCTGACTTGCTTTttgtcttctccttccccttccaaaCCCACTATCAGCTGGACCAGTGGGTGTTTGGGACTGTAATGTGCAAGGTGGTCTCTGGTTTTTATTACATTGGCTTCTTCAGCAGCATGTTCTTTATCACCCTTATGAGTGTGGACAGGTACCTGGCAATCGTCCACGCTGTCTATGCCATGAAAGTGAGGACAGCCAGGATGGGCACAGCCCTGAGTCTGGCCGTGTGGCTGATTGCCCTCATGGCCACCAGCCCATTACTAGTATTGTACCAAGTGGCCTCTGAAGATGGCATTCTGCAGTGTTATTCGTCTTACAACCAGCAGACTCTGAAGTGGAAGATCTTCATCCACTTTGAAATGAATATCTTGGGTCTGTTGATCCCATTCACCATCCTTATGTTCTGCTACATTAGCATCCTGCACCAGCTGAAGAGTTGCCAAAATCACAACAAGACCAAGGCCATCAAGTTGGTGCTCATTGTGGTGATTGCATCTTTACTCTTCTGGGTCCCATTCAACGTGGCCCTCTTCCTCACGTCTCTGCTCAACATGAACATCTTGGATGGATGTGTCCTGAGCCAGCGGCTGATTTATGCCACCCATGTCACAGAAACCATTTCCTTCACTCACTGCTGTGTGAACCCTGTGATCTATGCTTTCATGGGTGAGAAGTTCAAGAAACACCTCTCAGAAATATTCTGGAAGATTTCCAATCATATTCTCTTCTTCATAGGAAGACGAATACCTAGGGAGGGCTGGGAAAGATCCCCCTCCTCCTGTCAGAACACCTCCCGTTCCTTCACCACAGACTACATTTTGTGA
- the SLC25A38 gene encoding mitochondrial glycine transporter isoform X2 codes for MFQKSRPALLQPQDVGDRVETLMLHPVIKAFLCGSISGTCSTLLFQPLDLLKTRLQTLQPSAHGSGRIGMLALLLKVVRTESILGLWKGMSPSIVRCVPGIGIYFGTLYSLKQYFLRGHPPTALESVILGVGSRSVAGVCMSPITVIKTRYESGRYGYESIYAALRSIYRSEGHRGLFSGLTATLLRDAPFSGIYLMFYNQTKNIMTHGLWAAWLLPRRRSPGPPQSSDGSHGVDCV; via the exons ATGTTTCAGAAGTCACGCCCGGCGCTGCTGCAGCCTCAAGATGTCGGAGACAGGGTGGAGACGCTTATG TTGCATCCGGTGATCAAGGCTTTCCTGTGTGGCTCCATCAGTGGGACCTGCTCCACCCTCCTTTTCCAACCCCTGGATCTCCTCAAAACACGTCTGCAGACTCTTCAGCCCTCAGCCCATGG ATCCGGACGCATTGGGATGCTGGCTCTGCTCTTGAAGGTGGTTCGCACGGAGAGTATTCTGGGCCTTTGGAAAGGGATGTCCCCT TCCATTGTGAGGTGTGTCCCTGGCATTGGCATCTACTTCGGCACTCTCTACTCCTTGAAGCAGTACTTCCTGCGAGGCCACCCCCCCACGGCCCTGGAGTCGGTCATCCTGGGAGTGGGCTCTCGTTCGGTTGCAGGGGTCTGCATGTCACCCATCACTGTGATCAAGACACGTTACGAG AGTGGGAGGTACGGGTATGAGAGCATCTATGCAGCCCTGAGGAGCATCTATCGCAGCGAGGGGCATCGGGGACTCTTCAGCGGCCTGACGGCAACACTCCTTCGTGACGCACCCTTTTCTGGAATTTACCTGATGTTCTACAACCAGACCAAAAACATCATGACCCATG GATTATGGGCTGCGTGGCTTCTTCCAAGGCGGCGTTCCCCGGGCCCTCCGCAGAGCTCTGATGGCAGCCATGGCGTGGACTGTGTATGA